TGAGTGAAAAGGCGTTCAGTTTCTCGCCGTCTTTCTTGATAGCCATCCACAAGCGTCTCTTTGATCGGATTCTCAAACATGCCGGAGAAATCCGCAAATACAACATTTCAAAAAAGGAATGGGTGCTGAACGGGGATTCCGTGATGTATGGGGCTTCATACGAGTTACGGATGGCCCTGGATTACGATTTTGAACGTGAACGCGAATTCAATTACAGCAACTTGAGCATGGACGAGATTGTCCGGCACTTGACGTTTTTCGTATCGAGTCTATGGCAGATTCACGCCTTTGGCGAGGGCAACACGCGTACGACTGCGGTTTTTACCATCAAGTACCTGCGTTCCATGGGATTCAAGGTCGGGAACGATATCTTCGCCAAGAATTCGTGGTATTTCAGGAATGCGCTCGTCCGTGCCAATTACAAGAATGTGAGAAAGGGAATCCAGCAGGAGCCGGAGCATCTTGAAAAGTTCTTCCGGAACCTGCTAATGGGCGAACATAACGAACTGAAAAACCGCTATTTGCATGTTGACTACAAGAAGACACAAAGCCGCATCAATACTGAAAAATCAAGTCCAAAAGCAACGAAAAAACGTGGTAAAAATGTCCCTGTAAATGTCCCTGTAAATGTCCCTGTAAATGTCTCTCTAAAAGACCGACCAAAAAAGATTATTGCAGTTCTCTCCAAAGACCCTCATGTGTCAGCCACAAAGCTTGCTGAAAAATTTGGCGTTACAGAAAAAACAATCAAAAGAGATTTGCAGTTACTGAAGCAGCAAAATTTGATTACCCGTGTTGGTGCCGACAAAAACGGCTATTGGAAATTACGATAAAAAACCATCAAAATTTCAACAAAATTCATTTGTGTCATTTTATGTCACACTCTAAATCTATATTTTCATTGTAACCTTCAACAAGGAGGCCTACAATGGCAAACGAAATCTTCTACGTCAAGGTCGAAACTTCCAAGGCGGCGACTGTCTACGCCTTCAGCCGGAGCGATACCGGCATCATGGACTACGCGGGCACGGCATCGCCTTCTGCCAGCGATCTTTCGCAGATGCAGTGCGTCGAGGGAAGTTCGTATTTCACGCCTTCGTGGTACACCTACCTGCCCAAGGCTTTGCAGGCAGAGATTACTGTCTTTATCCCGGCGGCTATCAAGGACCTGGATGCAAACCAGTACTCCTTCTTACTGCACGTGGGCGCCCTGCTGCTCGCCATCCAAGAACGCGACAGCCTTCTCACGGCCGAGCTCCTGCACCGGCGTTCGATGGTATTCGCGAACTTCACGCCCATCTTGCTGCATATCCTGAAGCCCATTGCAGCCGAGGCGCTTTTCGCCTGGGTGTACGGGAGTTTCCGTGGCGACAGCAACTTCAAGAATGTCTACGCGGTCGATGCGCCTATTTCTACTGGCGAGACCGACACGGCGACAATCCTCCTTGCGGCCGCGCGCGACACGCTCAAGCCCGCTCCGCACAAGGAATCGCCCGAAGAGATGTTCATCCGCTACTTCGGCGAAGGCGACGCGCAACATTTCGATTTCACTATCGGGATTGTCGGCGCATCGAACCACCCGTGGGTCGATGGTGTCGAGAAATTCGGAGTCCTCTCCGATGCTGCCGTCAGTTTCCATTTCGGCGACGACCCTGCGGCCGCTGGCAAAAAACATCAGGAAATCTTTGCATCGCTCAAGGCAAAGGTGCAGGCGGAGCCGTACAACCCGCACGACCACAACGCCATCTGCGTGAGCATCGACGATCTGGAATCTATCTTGAAGGGTGTCCCGAGCAAGAGCAAGGCGGGTTACCTGCGGGCAACAGGCGCCGCCATTCTCCGCAAGGCGCGTCCGAACCTGTACAGCTACGAATCTGCGCTTTGGCGCATCGGCGGCAATCCCGATTACTTCGAGAATGCCATCGTGA
The DNA window shown above is from uncultured Fibrobacter sp. and carries:
- a CDS encoding HTH domain-containing protein, with amino-acid sequence MRKKPSELDFEEYIRQVEPAKREKSYAWSTAIGLQQVDGLTPSDYLLEVAKKNIEGKISLNKAQALIDSYYESKTERADDQDETEEADKVSTRIAQVLSEKAFSFSPSFLIAIHKRLFDRILKHAGEIRKYNISKKEWVLNGDSVMYGASYELRMALDYDFEREREFNYSNLSMDEIVRHLTFFVSSLWQIHAFGEGNTRTTAVFTIKYLRSMGFKVGNDIFAKNSWYFRNALVRANYKNVRKGIQQEPEHLEKFFRNLLMGEHNELKNRYLHVDYKKTQSRINTEKSSPKATKKRGKNVPVNVPVNVPVNVSLKDRPKKIIAVLSKDPHVSATKLAEKFGVTEKTIKRDLQLLKQQNLITRVGADKNGYWKLR